The following DNA comes from Candidatus Methanoperedens sp..
TTCAAAGTCTCTGTAAATGCCTTCTCCGCATCCTCAAACTTTTTTAGATCACCATATAAGGTTCCAAGATTGTTCTGAACACTAGCGACTTCAGGTAGGTAAGCATCAGGATTCTTTTTTGCCAGTTCCTTACTTATTTTCAAAGCCTCTATAAGTGCCTTCTTCGCATCCTCAAACCTTTCTAAATCGCTGTATAAGATTCCAAGATTGTTCTGAGCCCTAGCAACATAAGGCAGGTAAGCATCTGGACTCTTCTTTGCCAGTTTCTTATAAAATTTCAAAGCCTCCTTGTAAGACCTCTCTGCGTCCTCGAACTTATTTAGATTGCTATATAGGATTCCGAGTGTCCCCAATATAGATGCCTTTTCATCGTCTCCAAAGTAATTTTTCAGTTCCTCGCCAACATCTATAAGCCTTTTAAAACCATAGTGTACCGGTCTTAAATTTTCGCTTAAACCCAAGAAAATATTAATTAATTTTGCATCTTGGCTTAATTTTGAACTGTGATATAAAATTTCTACAACATCATCGTAATCTTGGAATTTCTCACTTTTATTTTTATAATATTCAATCGCCTTTCCATGCATCTCTTTTTCATCTCCTTTCATCGCCTCCTGTATATGTTTATACGAGAATCTGTATATTCCATCATCTCCCCTTCTTTTTTCTAAGAAACCAGTATCAATCAGTTCTCTAAAAATTTTATTAAAATCTGTAGGGTAAATTCGCTTAATTGCTTCAACATCAAGATTAGTTTCCAAATCTGTATTAATGACCGATAGATTCTTTAATAAAATAAATGCGTCTTTGCTAAGGACTTCCTCTATCACCCTGCTTAAGAACTCTGCAACATGATCAGGATTTGATAAATCAAACGCCTGTTTGTACTCTTTAAGTTTCTGAAAATTTATCATCTCATTATTTCTTACGAGTATTTCCGTGAAAACAGGATGTCCTTCAGATATATCTTTAATTTTCTCCTTTACTTCATCACTGATTTCTTCATCCAAACGATAAGCTATCAAGTCTATAAGTTCTCCTCTATCTTCAGCATCAATTCCAGTAAGATGGAGTTCGTTTTTTGTCAAACCCATTTTCTTTTTTGATGCGAGAACCATGTTCCTGTGCGTATTTTTTACTAATTCCTTAACATCATCATCCGCCAATTGAAAATCATCAATAAATAAGAATATATTTTCATTCTCAATTTTACCTGCAATTATTCTAATCTTTTCGTCTTTCTGTTTCGTTCTTATTCCATCAGGAACAGATAAAGCATACATAATATCATCCAGTGCTATTTTATTTCCGATGGTCTCATATTGATTCTTCTTGAAATTTTCTCTAAAAAATTTATATCCTGAATCAGTTATATAAGATTGTTTCGTACCCACTGTAACAATTTTCATCCCGTTTAATCTTTGAATGATCAAAGCTACATGAATCAAAGTTGTTTTGCCAATCCCTCCAACACCATAAACTTCAACACTTTCATCCATTTTTTCAAGTAAATCTTTCAGTTCTTCTTTTCTCCCGCAAAAATCCTTAAGATTTATCTTTCCTTCAGAATACCATTTTCCAATATTAGTAGCCAAATGTCCAGTTATTGTTTTAATATCATCAATATCTATGCTTGGACAGAATTCCATTTCTGCTTCTTCTTTAAATCTCCAAACTTTTTTTGCAACTTCAAAATAGTGTTCAATTTCGTCACTATTCAATTCATTTAAAATCGAACTGTCCTTAACTTGTCGCCAATCAATTTCCTTCCATTCCTTTAGAATTCTTATCGTATCCCAGCCTTTATCAATTATATAAGCCAGATGAGGTTTATTATCTGCCAAAGCTACTTTATATTCACAATGAGTATAGGATATTTCACCAAGGGTGCATTCTTCTTTACAATCTTTGACTTTACATTCTTTCAAAAAAGAACCGTAATAAGGAGAGATAAGAAAAATCACAATATCACTGTCTTTCAATTTTTTGATGGCAATTTCTTGGGATGTTTTTCCGTCAGGAAAAAAATCCTCCATGCCGACAGTAAGGAGAGCAGGTTTTAATTTATCACGAAGGAGTTTTCTTTCTTTTTCCATATCTCGAAAAGTTGAGCTTATAAATACTTTTATCATTTTATCCACATCTTTTCTATACCCTTGTTCATTAACAATTAATTCTCTTTCATATATATATTCCCCATAAAACCGTGACTCTGATTGAATCAAAGAATAAAATTAAAATCAAAATTTTTGCACCATATCCTAAATGAATTCATCTCCCGATTCATACGACCAATTATTGGATATGAACCAAGACGTTTTAATTCGTATTGATAAATTGAAACGGTCTCGCTTTTAAGCGAAAAAGAGTGACTGATTCACCGCGGAGGCGCGCAAAGCCTGAGTCGAGCCTCTGCGGCTTTGCGGTATCCTCATCGAATAAAAACACAAAGCGCACAAAGAACGCAAAGTGCAGCTTGTTAAAAATTTCACCAAGAGTTCTTTTTGAGTTCGCTGTTATCCATTGTCGTCCACCCGATGCCAAGGTGCGGGTCGATGAGAGTAGAATAGAAGGTTACGGAGTTATTAGTATGCCGGTCTTTATCACTGGCACATCATGCCAATAATTCGCTAAGAGCATCCCGCACATGATAAACTTTAAAGGCGGCTTTCTTTGCTTTGATTCTATCTATAAAATCCTCTTTATCCAGGGATATAAGCATGGTCTTAAAATCAAGCGATGTCTGTAAGTAAAAGGCATCGGCTGAATAAACCCGATACTTTAAGCCAGTTTTTCCGACCCTTTCGCACTGAATGCGAGAACCATAATCTTCCAGATGGTAAACCATTTTATAAAAATCCTTCAATGCCTTCTTTGCCGCAGATTCGCCTTTTGTCTTTCCAATTGCATTGTATAGCTCTGTAATACAGATTGGGGGTTGATAGAGCAGGAATGATGTTCCCACATAACCCAATATCTCACTGCATTCTTTGCTATATTCTTCATTATTTTTTACAGCAGAAATAAGCACGTTAGAATCAAGAGTTACCCTTGTATTAATAACCCCTCGCATGCTTTCGCTCTTTTCTTACAAGTTCAACGGAACTTATTTCGATTTTATCCTGAACCTCTTTCAGCTTTAAAAAATCCAGCGCAGCTTTATGCATCCCTCTTTTTTGTTTTACAATAGGAACTTCTATCTGAGAATATAGACCTCTCCTTAATTCCTGTATCTCTTTTTCTAATTTCTTCATCCGACCCAGCACTTTCTGTACTTGCATATCATTCTCTATTTGCTTGTCAATTCTTAAGCTTATTTCTTGAACTTTGACTCATTCTTGCACCAATCCTGTCAAAACGACTCTGTCTTACCGGCACCCCACACCCAATCCACAGCATCCCGCTGCAAAACTCAAGAACGGCGCCGAACAGTCAAAAATAATTCAGCCATCCTATTCCCAGACCACGGCGCCGACACAAAATGCGATAACCCCCAAAATCTTTGCGCCCTCTGCGGCTTTGCGGTGATTTAGATTAAATTTCACTTCTCGCCCACCCGCCTATGAGATGTATGTGCAGATGGAAGATTATCTGTCCTCCTCCCCTGCCTACGTTTATTATCACTTTGTAGCCGCTCTCGTCTATCCCCAGTATTCTCGCAATTTCCTTCGCCTTGAGAATCATCCTGGAGATGATGGCGCTGTGGCGCTCATCAAGGGAATTTACGCTTTCAATATGCTCCACAGGAAGAATAAGCACATGGACAGGCGCTTTAGGTCTTGTATCGTGAAAGACCACCATGTTCTCATCCCTGTAAATAAAATTTGCAGGCGCCTCGCCTTTAATGATTTTGCAGAAGATGCAGTCGCTGGTCATAACATTGCCTTTTCTTATGAAATCTGGTTTTGAATTTCTGAACTGTTTTTTAGATATTCTACTATTTTTTCTCGAATAATTGTATGCAAATCGAACTCTATTTCATCATCGAGTTTTTCCAATGGAAAAATAACGCAAGGATACTTGTTAGGATTATTATTGAAATCCTGATTTTGAGTTATAAATAACGGTATGATAGATTCATAGGGAAATTTTTCTTTATAAGCAGCGATATAATCATCCATTCTACGCCTAGCAATTCTTCTCGCATTTTTTTTATTTTCACTCGAACCTTCATAAAACTTAATCTCGATAGCAATTACAATTCCATGCCCGTTTAATGAGGTGGATAGTTCCATATCAGGAGTTAAATCTCCAATAAGTGGAAATAGGTTAAGCGAGCACCCATCTCTATTGCTAAAATACAATTCAAAACGCCTCTTAATTAAATATTCATAAACAGAAGTTTTATTTTTCAGATCGGATTTGTCTTCAATCGGACTTGCACAATATTTATACAAATCCTTTAACATTAGACTCTTTTTATGATTGTTCATAAAATAATCCTTTATTGTAACGCAAGCACCTTCTCCAGCATCTCAAACCTGCTCACCGCAAGCTCCTTGCTTGCAATGCGCCTGATTATGGCGCGCCCTGTATCGAAAACTATGATCTTCTCAACAGGCGGGTTTGTAAGTATGAGCATCTCGTTGTCAGGAGTAACCTGCACGCTATCGAAATGTTTTTTAAGCTCTTCAACTGCATCCTGCGTTATTTTTATACTGCCGAGCTCAGCCTCCCCGCTGAATAAATCCTCCTCTCCTTTTGTGAAACACGGGTCGATGGTAATTATTTTCATAAAACTGTGCCTTTAACTTAAACAAATTAGCAAATCTGCGTTCATCTGCGTTTATCTGCGGTTTCTATACCAAGAATATCTTCAACTTTATCCATGATTTCCTTTGCTATCTCACTTTTGGTTCCCGAAACCCGCTTAACCGTGTCATCGATAATATAAACATCGTTTGTATCCGCTCCCATGCCGCCTCTTGATACATCGTTTGCCACAACCATGCTGAGCCCGGAGGCTTCCAGCGATTCGCGCGCCCTTCTTACCAGTTCCTCTTCCGTTACGCCAGTTTCTGCTTTAAAGCCAATAATTTTCAGTTCAGGGTATTTTGAACGCACCTCTTTGATGAGTTTGGGCGCTGGCTTCAGGGTCAGCGTAACCTCTTTACCCGATTTTATCTTATTCTTGGATGGAGTAACTGTAAAATCCGATATCGCAGCTGCGCTTATCAGCAGGTCGTATCCCTTACCAAGCTCCCCAAGCACGGTATCGGTCATATCCCTCGCGCTCTCTACATCGAATTCGCATATCCCCTGAAACCCGATGCATCCCCTGTGAACAAGAGTGACATCCGCTCCTCTCCTGAAAGCCTCAAGCGCAAGCTCGATTCCTGTCTTTCCGGAGGCGCGGTTGGTTAGTATCCTGATGGGGTCAATAGCCTCTGCGGTTGCGCCCCCTGTGATAAGGATGCGTTTGCCCGCCAGCGATTTCCCTCCAAGTGCCCTCTCCACCCGAAGCACGATTTCTTCATTTGTGGCTATCTTAGCCGCGCCTTCTTCGGTTATGGGATTCACGAATTCAACTCCCAACTCAACGAGTTTCCCTGTGTTCTCAATAACTATCGGGTGGTCGTACATGGATTCATGCATCGCAGGCACTATTATTATCGGGATACCTGAGCCAAAAGCCGTTGTCGCAAAGGTTGTGACCGGCGTATCGTCTATCCCGTGTGCCATCTTCCCGATGGTGTTCGCAGTACACGGCGCGATCAGCAAAAGAGAAGCCCTTCCACCGATTCCGCAGAATTCCACATGTTCCACATCGCCTGTTATTTCTGTAATCACCGGATTGCCCGTAGCATAGCGCATGGCTTCAGGATTCAGGATTTTCTGCGCAGCCTGCGTCATTACGGCATACACACTTGCGCCACGCCTTCTCAATTCACGGGCAAGCTCAACGCACCGCACGGCTGCGATGCTG
Coding sequences within:
- a CDS encoding tetratricopeptide repeat protein gives rise to the protein MIKVFISSTFRDMEKERKLLRDKLKPALLTVGMEDFFPDGKTSQEIAIKKLKDSDIVIFLISPYYGSFLKECKVKDCKEECTLGEISYTHCEYKVALADNKPHLAYIIDKGWDTIRILKEWKEIDWRQVKDSSILNELNSDEIEHYFEVAKKVWRFKEEAEMEFCPSIDIDDIKTITGHLATNIGKWYSEGKINLKDFCGRKEELKDLLEKMDESVEVYGVGGIGKTTLIHVALIIQRLNGMKIVTVGTKQSYITDSGYKFFRENFKKNQYETIGNKIALDDIMYALSVPDGIRTKQKDEKIRIIAGKIENENIFLFIDDFQLADDDVKELVKNTHRNMVLASKKKMGLTKNELHLTGIDAEDRGELIDLIAYRLDEEISDEVKEKIKDISEGHPVFTEILVRNNEMINFQKLKEYKQAFDLSNPDHVAEFLSRVIEEVLSKDAFILLKNLSVINTDLETNLDVEAIKRIYPTDFNKIFRELIDTGFLEKRRGDDGIYRFSYKHIQEAMKGDEKEMHGKAIEYYKNKSEKFQDYDDVVEILYHSSKLSQDAKLINIFLGLSENLRPVHYGFKRLIDVGEELKNYFGDDEKASILGTLGILYSNLNKFEDAERSYKEALKFYKKLAKKSPDAYLPYVARAQNNLGILYSDLERFEDAKKALIEALKISKELAKKNPDAYLPEVASVQNNLGTLYGDLKKFEDAEKAFTETLKFYKKLAKKSPDAYLRYVAGAQNNLGILYSHLKKFEDAEKAYTEALKISKELAKKSPDAYLPEVATNQNNLGILYRHLKKFEDARRVFTEALKIRKELAKKSPDAYLPDVAATQNNLGTLYRHLNKFEDARKAYTEALKIRKELAKKSPDAYLPAVAKVQNNLGILYSDLERFEDAKKALIEALKISKEVAKKNPDAYLPEVARVQNNLGILYGHLNKFEDAEKAYTEALKIRKELAKKVSTNDIAH
- a CDS encoding PIN domain-containing protein, with the translated sequence MRGVINTRVTLDSNVLISAVKNNEEYSKECSEILGYVGTSFLLYQPPICITELYNAIGKTKGESAAKKALKDFYKMVYHLEDYGSRIQCERVGKTGLKYRVYSADAFYLQTSLDFKTMLISLDKEDFIDRIKAKKAAFKVYHVRDALSELLA
- a CDS encoding histidine triad nucleotide-binding protein produces the protein MTSDCIFCKIIKGEAPANFIYRDENMVVFHDTRPKAPVHVLILPVEHIESVNSLDERHSAIISRMILKAKEIARILGIDESGYKVIINVGRGGGQIIFHLHIHLIGGWARSEI
- the coaBC gene encoding bifunctional phosphopantothenoylcysteine decarboxylase/phosphopantothenate--cysteine ligase CoaBC — translated: MSAQIIQSSNSLEGMTIVLGITGSIAAVRCVELARELRRRGASVYAVMTQAAQKILNPEAMRYATGNPVITEITGDVEHVEFCGIGGRASLLLIAPCTANTIGKMAHGIDDTPVTTFATTAFGSGIPIIIVPAMHESMYDHPIVIENTGKLVELGVEFVNPITEEGAAKIATNEEIVLRVERALGGKSLAGKRILITGGATAEAIDPIRILTNRASGKTGIELALEAFRRGADVTLVHRGCIGFQGICEFDVESARDMTDTVLGELGKGYDLLISAAAISDFTVTPSKNKIKSGKEVTLTLKPAPKLIKEVRSKYPELKIIGFKAETGVTEEELVRRARESLEASGLSMVVANDVSRGGMGADTNDVYIIDDTVKRVSGTKSEIAKEIMDKVEDILGIETADKRR